The following coding sequences lie in one Trichoderma breve strain T069 chromosome 1, whole genome shotgun sequence genomic window:
- a CDS encoding histidine phosphatase superfamily (branch 1) domain-containing protein translates to MSNHSLQYSTLPGYFEHDGQPEGPQFRATTLPGLGLINRRYDTDGDLGHEQTQWERFMHFLNHLNKEAVSQARYKLIFLIRHGQGFHNVKEAQVGRADWEAKWALLDGDDEMTWADAKLTETGKSQALEIKATLERDIREMKVPMPGKCYTSPLTRCLETTRLAFSGLEWPTDQPFRPMIKEALRERLGKHTCDQRSTRSRIESNYAEFEIESDFTEQDELWQSDYRETLDEHVVRVRQLLDDIFNNDKNTVISFTAHSGAIRALYALTGHKEVWVAPGAMVPLLVVATPQ, encoded by the exons ATGTCGAACCATTCCCTGCAATACTCGACTTTACCAGGGTACTTTGAACATGACGGGCAACCCGAGGGGCCGCAATTCCGAGCA ACAACTCTACCTGGGCTTGGGCTGATCAACCGTCGGTACGACACAGACGGAGATTTAGGGCATGAGCAGACGCAATGGGAACGTTTTATGCACTTTCTCAATCACCTGAATAAAGAAGCGGTTAGCCAAGCCCGATACAAGTTAATCTTCTTGATTCGGCATGGCCAAGGTTTCCACAATGTCAAAGAAGCGCAAGTCGGCAGAGCGGACTGGGAG GCCAAATGGGCTTTGCTAGATGGTGACGATGAGATGACTTGGGCCGACGCAAAGTTGACGGAAACGGGTAAATCCCAAGCGCTCGAAATTAAAGCGACGCTGGAACGTGATATCCGAGAGATGAAAGTTCCGATGCCAGGAAAATGCTACACAAGCCCCCTCACTCGCTGTCTGGAGACAACGCGACTTGCCTTCTCAGGCCTCGAGTGGCCAACAGATCAACCTTTCAGACCGATGATCAAGGAAGCCCTCCGTGAGAGGCTAGGGAAACACACATGCGATCAGCGCAGCACTCGCTCCCGGATAGAGAGCAATTATGCCGAGTTTGAGATTGAGTCTGACTTTACTGAGCAAGATGAGCTTTGGCAATCAGACTACCGAGAAACTCTTGACGAGCATGTCGTGCGAGTCAGGCAACTATTGGACGACATATTTAATAATGATAAAAATACTGTGATCTCCTTTACAGCTCATTCAGGGGCCATCCGAGCACTTTACGCTCTTACTGGACACAAGGAGGTCTGGGTGGCTCCAGGGGCAATGGTACCTCTTTTAGTGGTAGCAACACCGCAGTAG
- a CDS encoding copper amine oxidase, enzyme domain-containing protein — translation MATHIHPFDPLRPEEISRVADIVRPAFAGQGLNFRVITLKEPPKAEMIDFLEREHRNEPEKKRPSRCARVEVLVKPHAGKHELHELFVNLDESKIIGQKHLIGKHSYIDAAYMKEVEVACLADKQVQEEIRKLNLPPGSTAIVEPWAYATDGANDMSERITMCWFYCRHFDHPDVNYYAYPLDICAEISEQLQVLRVYRLPGAKDEKINNEDRPYDRRKIHEASSSEYHPDLRPKPRSTTKPYQVIQPDGPSFQIQGNLLNWEKWSFRIGFNYREGLTLHDIRYDGRSLFYRLSLAEMFVPYGDPRAPYPRKAAFDLGNDGAGINANNLQLGCDCLGTIKYFDAWHNTQSGEPMKLPNVVCCHEQDDGILWKHTNFRTGNAVVTRSRILVLQTIITVSNYEYIFAFQFAQDASIFYEVRATGILSTVPHHLDQKDNVPYGTVVAPGVLAPYHQHLFSLRIDPAVDGHQNTLSIEESHPMPIDDPAIDNPFKVGYHTVNHYVEKEGGFDLDISKGRVFKFLNENKINPITGTPVDSYHAKRSEFGQHAVWVTHHEDDDHFPSGRYTMQSSGGDGIASNIQKRNASGTSKSVRNADIVVWHTFGSTHNPRIEDWPVMPSEKMTVGLKPVNFFTGNPGLDVPVSTQEKNKSVLYTENLERKVEVCCGTQL, via the exons ATGGCAACACATATTCATCCCTTTGACCCGCTGCGGCCTGAAGAAATCAGCAGG GTCGCAGACATTGTACGGCCCGCATTCGCCGGCCAGGGCCTCAATTTCCGAGTAATTACTCTCAAGGAACCGCCGAAAGCTGAGATGATAGACTTCCTCGAGCGTGAGCATCGCAATGAgccggagaaaaagaggcccTCGCGTTGCGCACGGGTCGAAGTGCTGGTGAAGCCTCATGCTGGCAAACACGAATTGCATGAACTCTTCGTCAATCTCGATGAAAGCAAGATCATAGGACAAAAGCATCTTATTGGAAAGCATTCATATATCGATGCGGCATACATGAAAGAGGTAGAAGTCGCTTGTCTAGCTGATAAGCAAGTGCAGGAGGAGATTCGCAAGCTAAATCTCCCTCCGGGATCAACAGCAATTGTTGAGCCTTGGGCATATGCAACAGATGGCGCGAATGACATGTCTGAGCGCATCACTATG TGCTGGTTCTACTGCCGTCATTTCGATCATCCAGATGTCAACTATTACGCTTACCCTCTCGACATATGTGCCGAGATATCAGAACAACTTCAAGTTCTTCGAGTCTATCGCCTTCCTGGagcaaaagatgaaaagattAATAATGAAGATCGCCCTTATGATCGCCGCAAAATACATGAAGCGTCATCTAGCGAGTATCATCCTGATCTACGCCCCAAGCCGCGATCTACCACCAAACCCTACCAGGTGATACAGCCTGACGGGCCCTCGTTTCAAATCCAAGGCAATCTGCTGAACTGGGAGAAATGGAGTTTTCGCATCGGATTCAATTATCGAGAGGGCCTGACACTTCATGATATACGGTACGATGGCCGGAGTCTTTTCTACCGCCTCTCCCTGGCAGAAATGTTTGTTCCTTACGGCGACCCACGAGCTCCATATCCACGAAAGGCTGCATTTGACCTCGGCAACGATGGTGCTGGCATAAACGCAAATAACTTGCAGCTTGGCTGTGATTGTTTAGGCACTATTAAGTATTTTGATGCCTGGCATAATACGCAATCTGGAGAACCTATGAAGCTGCCCAACGTTGTTTGCTGTCACGAACAAGATGACGGAATCCTATGGAAGCACACCAACTTTCGCACCGGTAATGCGGTCGTCACTCGATCACGCATTCTCGTGTTGCAGACAATTATCACAGTCAGCAATTATGAATACATTTTTGCATTTCAATTCGCTCAAGATGCGTCCATCTTCTATGAAGTTCGGGCGACTGGCATTCTGTCCACCGTACCGCATCACCTGGACCAGAAAGACAACGTTCCATATGGCACAGTAGTTGCACCCGGTGTGTTGGCGCCTTATCACCAGCACCTATTCAGTCTTCGGATTGACCCGGCTGTCGATGGCCATCAAAACACATTGTCAATTGAAGAATCTCATCCTATGCCAATTGATGATCCGGCAATCGATAACCCCTTCAAGGTGGGTTATCACACCGTGAACCACTATGTGGAGAAGGAGGGTGGTTTCGATCTAGACATTAGCAAGGGCCGTGTCTTCAAGTTTCTCAATGAAAACAAGATTAATCCGATCACGGGGACACCTGTAG ACTCATACCATGCAAAAAGGTCTGAATTTGGCCAACATGCTGTCTGGGTTACTCATcacgaagacgacgaccaTTTCCCATCAGGCAGATATACAATGCAGTCTTCTGGTGGCGATGGAATTGCTTCGAATATTCAGAAGCGAAATGCCTCGGGTACTTCTAAATCCGTTAGGAACGCGGACATTGTCGTTTGGCATACGTTTGGATCAACGCATAATCCTCGCATCGAAGATTGGCCTGTTATGCCAAGTGAGAAAATGACGGTTGGTCTTAAGCCGGTGAATTTCTTTACAGGCAACCCGGGCTTAGACGTGCCTGTGTCAACACAAGAGAAGAATAAGAGCGTTTTATACACAGAGAATCTAGAGAGGAAAGTAGAGGTTTGCTGTGGTACTCAATTATGA
- a CDS encoding glycosyl hydrolases family 31 domain-containing protein: protein MLFSQENRLVYTYDAETLWIEPWGENSLRLRATKLPSMSEQDWALQPASPSKSSIEITESTGTIVNGKIKAIVTKSGKITVWNSKGELLLEEYTRNRKDVTDAKCSAIEIEARDFKGILGTDNFHLTMRFESVDPDEKIYGMGQYQQPFFDLKGHDLELAHRNSQASVPFALSSLGYGFLWNNPGVGRAVLGRNIMTFEAYSTTTLDYWVVAGDSPAEIEEAYANATGKVPMMPEYGLGFWQCKLRYQTQEELLGVAREYKRRKLPLDLIVIDFFHWPMQGEWKFDPTYWPDPDAMIRELEEMKVELMVSIWPTVDKRSENFEEMVEGGYLIRTDRGIRIGMDFQGDTIHFDATNPKAREYVWGKVKQNYYSKGIKIPSWL, encoded by the exons ATGCTATTCTCCCAGGAAAATCGCTTGGTGTATACTTACGATGCCGAAACTCTTTGGATCGAGCCATGGGGCGAAAATTCTCTAAGACTTCGCGCAACCAAGCTGCCTTCCATGTCGGAGCAGGACTGGGCACTTCAACCGGCTTCACCATCAAAGTCCAGCATTGAGATTACCGAAAGTACCGGTACCATTGTCAATGGCAAGATTAAGGCTATTGTGACTAAGTCGGGAAAGATTACCGTGTGGAATTCCAAGGGAGAATTACTGCTCGAAGAGTATACACGGAACCGCAAGGACGTGACGGATGCCAAGTGCAGTGCgattgagattgaggctCGTGACTTCAAAGGCATCCTTGGCACGGACAACTTTCACCTCACAATGCGTTTCGAGAGTGTTGATCCCGATGAAAAGATCTATGGCATGGGCCAGTATCAACAGCCATTTTTTGATCTAAAGGGCCACGATCTGGAACTTGCTCACCGCAATTCCCAAGCAAGCGTGCCATTCGCGCTATCATCTCTGGGATATGGTTTCCTCTGGAACAATCCGGGAGTGGGACGTGCCGTCCTCGGCCGTAACATCATGACCTTTGAGGCGTATTCTACCACGACACTCGACTATTGGGTGGTAGCAGGTGACAGCCCGGCAGAGATCGAGGAGGCATACGCCAATGCGACCGGCAAAGTCCCTATGATGCCGGAATATGGACTTGGATTCTGGCAATGCAAATTGCGCTATCAGACTCAGGAAGAGCTCCTTGGAGTTGCTCGAGAGTACAAGCGGAGGAAGCTGCCTCTGGATCTTATTGTGATTGACTTCTTTCACTGGCCGATGCAGGGCGAGTGGAAGTTTGATCCCACATACTGGCCGGATCCAGATGCAATGATCCGGGAacttgaagagatgaaggttGAGCTGATGGTGTCCATCTGGCCGACCGTTGACAAACGGTCTGAGAATTTCGAAGAAATGGTCGAAGGGGGCTATCTCATTCGTACAGACCGTGGCATCCGCATCGGCATGGACTTTCAGGGTGACACCATCCACTTTGATGCGACAAACCCAAAGGCAAGAGAGTACGTTTGGGGCAAAGTCAAGCAGAATTACTACAGCAAGGGGATCAAG ATACCATCTTGGCTCTAA